The Nitrospira sp. CR1.1 sequence CAATTGTTGCGCAATACGCTACACTCACTCCTGTACCGTACTGGTTTAGCAGTCATCCGCAGGATGCGCAGAAAGGCCGCAGCAAGCGAAGAGGCGAATCGTATTTCACACCGTACGGTGAGCCTCTGAGTACCACCAGAACGCCGGCCGCGGACTTTTTCCGCATCCTGCTACCGCGCGAACCGCCCCATCAATTGAGCTTCAGCCAGCACATGCCCCTTCATCGCCTCCACAACCTGAGCCTTTGTCGCTTTTGGTTTGAGCGGCAATTCACGATCCAGCGCATACAGCGTGAAATAATAGCGGTGAGGTGTTCCGGGTGGCGGACAGGGTCCGCCATAGCCAACCCGATGGAAGTCGTTCAGGCCCTGATGCGCATCATTCGGCAACCTCTCCTGCAAGGGCAGTCCCTCGGCCAGCCCGCGCACATCGATAGGAATGTTGAAGAGGACCCAATGCACCCAGATGCCGCCTGGCGCGTCGGGATCGTCCGCGATGAGGACAAAGCTGCGGGTACCCGCTGGCGGATGGTCCCAGCGCAACGGCGGCGAACGATCCTCGCCCTCGCAGGTGTGCTGTTTCGGAATCGACTCCCCTTCCCTGAACGTTCCCGCGGTCAGTTCAAACGGCGGCATGGTCGCTCCTCCATTTCACCGTTCTTCTCAGCAGGAGATGGCGACGTAGCGGATTATGCCCAGGTCCGTTCCGCATCGAATGCCTGCTCTCCCCACAAGGCACTCAACGGCAGATCCAGGAGCGCATGGGCCCCGGAACTCAGGCCCGGTAATGCCCGAGCAGCCGCCACCATGAGGCGCGCCGTCATTATCGCCTCGTCAAACCGCGCTTCGAACAACAGCCGCTGATGCCCCTTGCTCCCCGGCCCGCTCCGTCGCTCCAGCACGACGCCACGGCCTTCCTGCTCCAACGCAGCAACACGGTCGACCGGAAAGACCAACGTCTCGTCGTGGAGAAAGAGCGGATCGGCCCGAATGGCCGCGGCCACGTGCGCCATGTCCACGCCCGGCTCCACTTGGACATAGACATACCGCTGCCTCGTTCCGTCAGCGGCGACCTGCTCCGTACAGAGCGCTTCCGTCACACCCGTCACCTGACGCGCCATCGCCGTATGATGCAGGCTGGCCGCGACACGATGCCTGGTCTCCAGTTCCCCTTCCGGCACCAACAAACCAAATAGGGAACGGACGAGAGACAACGCCCCCGGATCCCACCCGGCGCCGACAATGGCCGGTACATCAAATCGAACGGCGAGCCGATGAATCGCCTCGCGGTGAGCCTGAACCGCCTCTCCGTGCAGGATGGACGATTCGACGATAGGGACTCCATGCTGCAGGCAGTCATGCGCGGCCTCGAACACCTGCGCGGTCGGCACGCAAAGGAGCGCGCCATCCATTCCTGGCGCCTGCGCAGTGTGAGAAATTACCGGCGCCTTGCTGTAGGCCCCAGGCAACGGCTGCGCGACATGGTCGATCTGTCGCACGATCGCCGCTAAGCTCAGATCCTTCGCGTCGAGCACGGCGTCCGCACAGGCCCTGCCCACCCGCCCGAATCCCACCACACCAAGCAGCAGACCTTCCTCACCATGCCGCTTTGTCCGTGCGACCACGCGCGATTCCTCCGACTCGACTTCACGCAAGCGATCCCACTGATGGAGCAATCGCAATGCCTGCCCGTCATGCCCGGGTTGCGAGGAACCCGTCCGGCAGTTTCCCGAATAAACTCACTGATATCGGAAGGAGAGTGACGATTAGGATGCGCGACAGCTCGAGGCGGGCCCACTGCCTGGCGATTCTTGCCTGTGCCCTTTCGCAGCATCACTACCAACAGGCTTGTAGCGGATTTCCGCAGCCCGCACGGAGTAGGACAGGACCAGCCATTGCTTACACGACACAAGGGCAGCTGGCAGCGGGACGACTCAGCGAATGACGCCGCTCCTGTTGCCCCTATTCGCACCAGCAGATCCGCGTCAGTGGGGCATCCGCCTCAAGGTCTCTAGCAGGATGCGGAAAAAGTCCACCAGCGGCGTTCTCGCATCGTTCAGCGGCTCAACGTACGACAAGAGTACGATTCGCCGCTTCACTCGCTGCGGCCTTGCTGGATGGCCTTTTTGCGCATCCTGCGTACTATCCTGATACCAACACACCTGAGCTGATCGCGGCGTAGCGTGCAAAAATGAGTTTTCCCGCAGCCTGCTAGTGCCCCACGGGTGGAACTGTCCCATCGATGAGCGGGCTTGCACCACGATAGCGCAGGCTAGCGCTGTCCGAAGGTATGCGACTTGCTGTTGACAGGAGTGACTGGAGCCGAGGTGAGCGTGGTATCCGGGGCCTCTCACCAGAGCGCTGAGGAGGGATCCGACGCGATGAGCGAAGCGTGGCTGCTATTCCCGCAGGCGAGGTAGAGGGTGCGACGCACACTGCATTGGCTCCGGATCATCACGGCTTATGTCCTGCTGCCGGCCGGACTGCTCTTTCCGGGCGCAGCATCTCCGGCCACCGGACAGGAGTCTCCCACGGCTGTCGTGCGCGCCACGCTCGATGCCGTGTTTCATATTGTCGACGATCCACTATTGAAACCGGCGACACAAGCGAAACAACGGCGTCGCCTGCTTGAACAGGTGATCGCGGAGCGGTTCGATTACGAAGAGATGTCCAAACGGACTCTGGCCGCCCGGTGGAAGGCGCTCAACGATCAAGACCGGCAGGAATTCGTGCAACTCTTCAAGGCATTTCTCTCGGATCAATATGCGGCACGGATCGAAGGGTATGCCGGCGAGCGGGTCGTCTATCTCTCCGAGCGAACGGCCAACGGGTATGCGGAAGTCCGCACCAGGCTGGTGTCCGACAAACTCGACTTCCCGATGGACTACCGTCTTACCAACAAGGCCGGCGCCTGGTATGCCTATGACGTCATCGTCGATGGGGTCAGTCTCGTCATGAACTACCGCAGTCAGTTCACAAAAATCATGGCGGAGTCGTCGTTTCAGGACCTGCTGCGCCGCCTGCGGGAGCGCCCCACGAAAGATACGGCCAAGAACTGAGCAGCCGCCTCCTCTCATCCCTTCAGGCACAGAGAATCCACATGACCATTCCCCCCAGCGGCAGCAGCTGCCCTGGCCGGCGGGTTCCGCGGCCTGAGTCAACTCAGCCGATGAAGATGCCGGGACACATCGTGATACCGGGCCGGCGTCACCACGTAACAGTAGTCGAACAGCCGATCCGCCGCCTCCTGCGAAATGCCCGCCTCTCGCGCCTGGAGCATCTCCATGAACCGGTTCATAGTCTGGTACACCGCTTCGCCCTCGCCGTTGCGCAAGTGCGTGCGCACAGTCGACAGCTGCACGACATAGGGTGTAAAGCGGTCTCCCTCTCCCTCCTCCTTCGCCTGCTCAACCAGTACCGCCTGCATCATCGCATCGAGCCAATCATGCTCTCCAGCACCGGCGACACGAACAACGCCGGGCATGATGGTGACGATCGTCAGCAACACGAACGATGCCGCCATCCACTTCATACCTTCAATGATTCGCATGATCTCCCCCTCGCGTCGGCCCCAAAGTCAACAACCTCCTTCAGCTTTCTCCGGCTTGCTCCGAGGACCCGGATTCATCGCGAGCAACCCCCATCGCATCACCGGCGCTCGCCGATCGGGAGCCTGGGTGTTGCCTGCCATCCAAGGAATGCAGCATAGGCTGTGCCAGGATCGGCATCGCAGAGGGAGAGACGAGGTGACTTACAGACATGAAGAACAGACGAGGAAACAAGGGGTTTGCAACCGGAGAGAAAAACCGGGCGCCCGCTCGCGGATATGCCGCTGCCCTATTCCGCTACAGAGCAGGATTTCTTCTCTCGCCTGGCCCTGCGCCTTGAGGGATGAACCGCTTGACCACTGCTGAACCGACGTTATCTTGAAAGTGAGCGGAGGCTTCGGTGAGAGGAACAGCGGCGGATACCGAGGTCGAGCGCAGGGGTGGTGAGCAGGCCCGCAGGTGCGAAGTGGGAAGCCTGAAGCTCCTCCAAGACCTCCAGAGTTGACGGACGCTCTCTGAACCAACCTCCGCTCTGCTGTTTTGTTCCCGCCCTATTTCCCCGGGCGGTACTAGCCGCAGAAGTGTTTTCATAACCGATTACCCGGAGCCACGGCCGAGGGAGCCACGATGAGCCCCTCGCGGAGCAACACGCGCATCGCGTCATGCGCCGCGCGCACTTTCGACTCCGCCAGGATATGAACCTGATCGCGGGTTCGTCCCACTCTCGCCAGCCCCTGTTCCTGCGCCTTGGTGGCGGTGGCCACCGCCACCCGTATCGGCACCTGCCACTCCTCCATCGTCGGCAGAATACTTTCCTCATGGATGCCGCGCTCCCTGGCGCAGAGCGCCAGTTCATGGGCAGCCGCAATCGCCATCTCATCGGTAATGGCCTGTGCCCGCACATCGAGCACGCCGCGAAAGATGCCGGGGAACACGAGCGAGTTATTCACCTGGTTGGGAAAATCGCTCCGCCCCGTCGCGACGATACGCGCCCCTGCTTCTTTCGCCTCCCAGGGCCAGATCTCGGGGACCGGATTGGCGCAGGCGAACACAACCGCATCCCGCGCCATGCCCTGCACCCATTCCGGCTTGATAATGCCGCCCGCCGAAAAGGCCACGCCGACATCCGCTCCCCGCAAGGCCTCCGCGATCCCGCCGCGCAGGCCATCGGGATTGGTCTGCTCACAGACCTTCCATTGTTCACTGAAGGCCGGATCCAGCTCGTACTCGCGGCGGAAAGTCCCAAGAATCCCTCCCGCATCACAGGCCACGATACGGGCGGGATCGGCCCCAGAGGCGGTCAGGAATCGATAGGTCGGAACATTGGCCGCCCCCATGCCGATCATAGCGATCCGCACCCGGGCCATCTCTTTCCCGACAACCGTCAGCGCATTGATCATGGCAGCCAGCAGAACCGTTCCTGTTCCCTGCTGGTCATCGTGCCAGACGGGAATTGTGCTGGTGGCTTGCAGCTCGCGCAGAATCCGGAAACACTTGGGCATCGCAATATCTTCCAGGTTAATGGCGCCGAACGACGGACTGAGCAAACGGACGGTCCGGATCAATTCTTCGGGATCTTTCGTGTCGAGACAGATCGGGACGGCATCGACCCCGCCCAGATATTTGAACAACATCGCCTTGCCTTCCATGACCGGCAATCCGGCTCCCGGGCCGATGTCGCCCAGCCCCAGGACACGCGTCCCATCAGACACCACAGCGATCATGTTCCCCTTGTTCGTATACTCATAGATCAGATCCGGGTCGGCCTGAATGGCCTTGCACGGCGCCGCCACCCCGGGCGTGTACCAGACGGAAAAATCCTCCAGGCTTCGGATGGCGCACTTGGGCATCGTCTGCATCTTCCCCTTGTAGTAGGCGTGCAGGCGCAACGCCTCTTCCGCCGGTTTCGACGCCTTCGCCAACAGTTCGGCTCGCTCTGTCATCGTCTTCCTCCTCCAGCCTCATCCCTACCGCACGATCAACAGGCCAACAGCGACCGGCTCGTCTTCAAGGTTCCATGGTCCGCTTCAACAGCTTTTTTACCTCCGCATAGGATCTCGTATTGACCACGTCGGCCTTTCGAAGCCAGCCCCGCCGGGCCTGCGCGATACCGTATCTGCCGTTTTCGAGATCCGCCGTGCTATGCGCATCGCTGCTCACGGCCAGCAGCACGCCCTCTTCTCGCGCCATCTGGCAATGGATGTCCGTCAGGTCCAACCGCTCAGGATGGGCGTTCACCTCAAGGAAGCAACCGCGCTCCCGGGCTTTCCGGATGATGCGCGACATGTCCACGTCATAGGGATCACGGCGGCCAATGAGGCGGCCGCTGGGATGGGCCAGAATGGAAAAATGCGAATGGCCCATGGCTTTCAGGATACGGTCGGTTTGCTTCTGCCGGGAGAGATTGAAGCGGCTATGGACTGCGCCGACCACCAGGTCCAGGCGGCCGAGCACCTCGTCCGGTAAATCGAGCGCGCCGTCATCGAGGATGTCCACCTCAATTCCCTTCACCAATCGAATTCCGGTGAGACTTTCGTTCAGCCTGTCGATTTCGTCGATCTGTGCCAACAACCGTGTAGAATCGAGCCCCCTGGCCATCGTTAACCGGCGGGAATGGTCGGTGATGGCCAGATACTGCAGTCCACGGAGCCGGGCGGCCTCCGCCATTTCTTTGAGACTGTGCCGGCCATCCGTCGCGGTCGTATGGGCGTGCAGGTCCCCCACCAGATCGCTCAGTTCCACGAGCTTCGGAAGGCGGCCTTCTTTTGCCGCTTCGAACTCACCCCGGTTCTCTCGTAGCTCCGGGGGAATCCAGGGGAGACCGAGGGCGGCATAGACCGATTCCTCCGTCTCTCCGGCGACACGCTGGTCTCCACGAAACACGCCATATTCATTCAGCTTTAAGCCGCGCTCCTGGGCCAACTGCCGCAGCACAACGTTGTGATGTTTGCTGCCAGTGAAATACAGCAAGGCCGCGCCATAACTCTCTTCGGGGACCACCCGCACATCCACCTGCAAGTGACTCTGAAGGCGGACACTGGCCTTCGTCTCACCCTGGGCCAGCACCTCCTGAACTTCCGGGTAGCGGACAAACCGATCCGTGATGCCCCGCCCTGCGCGCGCCGTCACGAGGAGATCAAGATCGCCGATGGTTTCCCTCGCGCGCCGATAACTCCCAGCCACCATGACGCGACCCACGCCGGGAGACAGTCGCAGATACGCCAACAGCGCCTCGGCATAGCGCATGGCGACGGCCAGTTGCATGCGGGATTCTTCTCCCGTCCGCGCGGCCAGGGCATCGAGGATATGCCGCTCGGTTTTCTCCCCGAATCCAGAGAGGGTACGCACACGCCCCTCCTGCGCCGCCCGCTGTAAATCGGACAGGCTGCGTATGTGGAGATGGCGGGCAAGCGCCTGAACGCGTTTGGGGCCAAGCCCGGGAATGCGCAATAACTCCGTCAGTGTGGCTGGAATCTTTTTGCGTTGCGCCTCCAGGGCGGACGCCGTGCCGGTCTTGACGATTTCTTGGATTTTTCCCGCCAAATCGTCGCCGATGCCGGGGAGGCCGGTGAGGTCTTCACCCTGCGCCACCATGTCCGCCACCTCGCCGGACAGATCGCGGATCGTTCTGGCAGCAAAACGGTAGGCCCGGACACGGAACGGATTCGCGCCTTCGATTTCAAGCAGGTCGGCCATCTCCTCAAAGATCGCCGCGACATCGGCATTGTGCACCGTCATGTTCCCAGGCCTTTGCAGGTGTGACCAGGACGCTCGGGTCCGACAATCTGTATGCCGTAAGCAATGAGCAGGCCCGAGCGGTATCAGTGCGGAGAGTGACGGATGAGGATCTCCGGATGGATGGAGTGCCGGGCGCTGCACACACCAGACGAATTCAACCCGGCCGTTTCACTCTTCGCCATGACCTCCCGAGCCCCTTCCGGCGTGCGCATCTTCCGCCGATATTCGAGAATGAGCGGATCGATGTGCTCGCCGTACATGACGCAGCGCCATCCCATTTGCCTGACTTCGCGAATCTCATCAGGCACCATGAAACCCTCCGCAACGAGGGCATTGATCTCGACCAACACCCGTGGAGCACGTCACCCTATAGCATCAACCTGTCCGTGAAATGGTCATGCTGTCTGCCCTCATGTGAGTCGGACGTACGAAAAAGAATTCTGGCTGTTTCCTGCTTGATCAATCCGAGCACGGCCGTTTCCGGCAAGTCCTTGCTTGGCTTGGCGCGATTGTCCACGGCTCTCCTCCTGTCACTGACGACAAATGCTACAGCTACCGGCTCGTCCATTCGTCATCGACGGCAGGGAGACCATCCCATCCAGCCGCGCATTCTTCTTTCCCTTCGCTTTCATAGTGGTCTATGCCTTGCAGAACATCTGCTCGAATGTGAGCCGTCCAATGCCCTGGAACCCGATTATCAAGTCGAGACGAGATTGGGACGTCATCCCCAATCTCCACGATTATGAGGCTGTGCGCAGAACCTTTTCATGGGACCAGGCACGGGCCGAGCTGGATGGGCTTCCGGCGGAACAGGGCCTGAACATCGCCCATGAAGCCGTCACCCGTCATGCGGCCGGACCACTGGCGCAACGGACGGCCATCCGGTGGTTGGGAAAAGACGGAACGGTCGACGACTATTCTTACCGGCGACTAGAGGATCTGACGAACCGCTTCGCCAACGTGCTCCAGGCGATCGGCATCGTCAAAGGCGACCGGGTCTTTGCGCTCGCCGGACGCATCCCTGAGCTGTACATCACCGCACTGGGCGCCCTGAAACACCGTGCGATCTTCTGCCCGCTCTTCTCCGCCTTCGGGCCGGAACCGATTCGCGCGAGGCTGACCATCGGACAGGCCAAGGTGCTCGTGACCACGGCATCGCTCTATCAACGAAAAGTGGCTGCCATTCGAGAGGCCCTGCCCAACCTTGAACATGTATTGCTGATCGGCGACGAGCAGCCGGCGATGCCGCGGGCAGGCACGCACAACTTCCATCAGCTTATTCAGCAGGCCTCGGGCAACTATCGGATCGGAACGACCGATCCCGAAGATCCGGCGCTCCTGCATTTCACCAGCGGGACAACTGGAACACCCAAAGGCGCAATTCACGTGCATGGAGCGGTGGTGGCTCACCACATCACAGGGAAGCTAGCCCTCGACTTTCATCCCGGCGACATCTTCTGGTGCACGGCGGACCCCGGCTGGGTTACCGGCACCTCCTACGGCATCATCGCGCCCCTCACCAACGGCTTGACCAGCATCGTAGACGAAGCCGAGTTCGACGCCGAACGGTGGTACGGAATT is a genomic window containing:
- a CDS encoding YbhB/YbcL family Raf kinase inhibitor-like protein; this translates as MPPFELTAGTFREGESIPKQHTCEGEDRSPPLRWDHPPAGTRSFVLIADDPDAPGGIWVHWVLFNIPIDVRGLAEGLPLQERLPNDAHQGLNDFHRVGYGGPCPPPGTPHRYYFTLYALDRELPLKPKATKAQVVEAMKGHVLAEAQLMGRFAR
- a CDS encoding malate dehydrogenase; translation: MTERAELLAKASKPAEEALRLHAYYKGKMQTMPKCAIRSLEDFSVWYTPGVAAPCKAIQADPDLIYEYTNKGNMIAVVSDGTRVLGLGDIGPGAGLPVMEGKAMLFKYLGGVDAVPICLDTKDPEELIRTVRLLSPSFGAINLEDIAMPKCFRILRELQATSTIPVWHDDQQGTGTVLLAAMINALTVVGKEMARVRIAMIGMGAANVPTYRFLTASGADPARIVACDAGGILGTFRREYELDPAFSEQWKVCEQTNPDGLRGGIAEALRGADVGVAFSAGGIIKPEWVQGMARDAVVFACANPVPEIWPWEAKEAGARIVATGRSDFPNQVNNSLVFPGIFRGVLDVRAQAITDEMAIAAAHELALCARERGIHEESILPTMEEWQVPIRVAVATATKAQEQGLARVGRTRDQVHILAESKVRAAHDAMRVLLREGLIVAPSAVAPGNRL
- the polX gene encoding DNA polymerase/3'-5' exonuclease PolX, which translates into the protein MTVHNADVAAIFEEMADLLEIEGANPFRVRAYRFAARTIRDLSGEVADMVAQGEDLTGLPGIGDDLAGKIQEIVKTGTASALEAQRKKIPATLTELLRIPGLGPKRVQALARHLHIRSLSDLQRAAQEGRVRTLSGFGEKTERHILDALAARTGEESRMQLAVAMRYAEALLAYLRLSPGVGRVMVAGSYRRARETIGDLDLLVTARAGRGITDRFVRYPEVQEVLAQGETKASVRLQSHLQVDVRVVPEESYGAALLYFTGSKHHNVVLRQLAQERGLKLNEYGVFRGDQRVAGETEESVYAALGLPWIPPELRENRGEFEAAKEGRLPKLVELSDLVGDLHAHTTATDGRHSLKEMAEAARLRGLQYLAITDHSRRLTMARGLDSTRLLAQIDEIDRLNESLTGIRLVKGIEVDILDDGALDLPDEVLGRLDLVVGAVHSRFNLSRQKQTDRILKAMGHSHFSILAHPSGRLIGRRDPYDVDMSRIIRKARERGCFLEVNAHPERLDLTDIHCQMAREEGVLLAVSSDAHSTADLENGRYGIAQARRGWLRKADVVNTRSYAEVKKLLKRTMEP
- a CDS encoding ABC transporter substrate-binding protein, which codes for MHWLRIITAYVLLPAGLLFPGAASPATGQESPTAVVRATLDAVFHIVDDPLLKPATQAKQRRRLLEQVIAERFDYEEMSKRTLAARWKALNDQDRQEFVQLFKAFLSDQYAARIEGYAGERVVYLSERTANGYAEVRTRLVSDKLDFPMDYRLTNKAGAWYAYDVIVDGVSLVMNYRSQFTKIMAESSFQDLLRRLRERPTKDTAKN
- a CDS encoding diaminopimelate dehydrogenase → MVARTKRHGEEGLLLGVVGFGRVGRACADAVLDAKDLSLAAIVRQIDHVAQPLPGAYSKAPVISHTAQAPGMDGALLCVPTAQVFEAAHDCLQHGVPIVESSILHGEAVQAHREAIHRLAVRFDVPAIVGAGWDPGALSLVRSLFGLLVPEGELETRHRVAASLHHTAMARQVTGVTEALCTEQVAADGTRQRYVYVQVEPGVDMAHVAAAIRADPLFLHDETLVFPVDRVAALEQEGRGVVLERRSGPGSKGHQRLLFEARFDEAIMTARLMVAAARALPGLSSGAHALLDLPLSALWGEQAFDAERTWA
- the acsA gene encoding acetate--CoA ligase codes for the protein MPWNPIIKSRRDWDVIPNLHDYEAVRRTFSWDQARAELDGLPAEQGLNIAHEAVTRHAAGPLAQRTAIRWLGKDGTVDDYSYRRLEDLTNRFANVLQAIGIVKGDRVFALAGRIPELYITALGALKHRAIFCPLFSAFGPEPIRARLTIGQAKVLVTTASLYQRKVAAIREALPNLEHVLLIGDEQPAMPRAGTHNFHQLIQQASGNYRIGTTDPEDPALLHFTSGTTGTPKGAIHVHGAVVAHHITGKLALDFHPGDIFWCTADPGWVTGTSYGIIAPLTNGLTSIVDEAEFDAERWYGIVQDQAVTVWYTAPTAIRMMMKTGLSLARQYHVGTLRFLASVGEPLNPEAVVWGEQAFGRPFHDNWWQTETGGIMIANYAAMDVRPGSMGRPLPGIEAGIVRTTDSGEVEPITEPGQQGELALRPGWPSMFRGYWNEPERYRKCFTGGWYLTGDVARQDKDGYFWFVGRADDVIKTSGHLIGPFEVESVLIEHKAVAEAAVIGKPDPVAMELVKAFVSLKDGYEPDEALRRELLGFARARLGAVVAPKEIAFLPTLPKTRSGKIMRRLLKARELGLPEGDTSTLESGS